One window of the Clupea harengus chromosome 20, Ch_v2.0.2, whole genome shotgun sequence genome contains the following:
- the rufy1 gene encoding RUN and FYVE domain-containing protein 1 — translation MAEEAKEPNSVVEDNNDKDEESEVPELIQDTIENSNEEEQRNIQAAESSWSAPILSLARKASETISSGVNTYGAALKNAAPGSATNSSPTELSSANETAKTMVVKDPMTVERSNLLSMMKLSVKVLIQSSLSLGRTLDSDYPPLQQFFVVLEHCLKHGLKVKKSFISQNKSIWGPLELVEKLCSESSDIATSVRDMPGLKTGLGRARAWLHLALMQKKVADYMKALIDRKDLLGDFYEPGALMLEEEGTIIAGMLVGLNVIDANLCVKGEDLDSQVGVIDFSLYLKDPQNSETPKDDCKMTAILDQKHYIEELNRHLSCTVTDLQAKMDALEKTNCKLIEELTAATDRINSLRDEQDQLSKENAAILQTSQKKEEATLQDSQVELETYRQTRQGLDEMYNVVWKQYNEEKRIRQELERELELQGGLKQEMEVAMRLLEKDSHDKQDTLAALRHQLDQVKTLNLQMFNKAQETDMLVKRKEEGAVKLGEKMNRMEGVMKELEERLLKSEHARKQTDQCDMDMRVELEGKVEALQKQLTDLDSLRLGLECDLRREKEQRQGLQRDLQREQDNSTELRTQLQQLTGLQKELLDLQQEKSHLQQTCEEQEQALQEMGLHLSQSKLKMEDFKEVNKALKGHAWLKDDEATQCKHCLKEFSISRRKHHCRNCGDIYCSSCSSNELALPSYPKPVRVCDICHSLLLQRSTATGS, via the exons ATGGCTGAAGAGGCAAAAGAGCCGAACTCGGTAGTGGAAGATAACAACGACAAAGATGAAGAATCAGAAGTCCCGGAACTTATTCAAGACACTATAGAAAACAGTAATGAGGAAGAGCAGAGAAATATACAGGCAGCTGAAAGCTCTTGGTCAGCACCTATTCTATCGCTGGCACGGAAAGCGAGCGAGACGATTAGCAGTGGAGTAAACACATACGGGGCGGCTTTAAAGAACGCAGCGCCTGGGTCTGCAACTAACAGCTCCCCGACTGAACTTTCCTCTGCCAATGAAACCGCTAAAACCATGG ttgTGAAAGACCCGATGACGGTGGAGAGGTCTAATCTCCTGAGCATGATGAAACTGAGTGTGAAGGTACTCATTCAGTCTTCACTTAGTTTGGGTCGGACCCTGGACTCCGACTATCCCCCGCTGCAGCAGTTTTTTGTAGTCCTGGAGCACTGCTTAAAACACGGACTGAAAG TGAAGAAATCCTTCATCAGCCAGAATAAGTCCATATGGGGTCCCCTGGAGCTGGTTGAGAAACTGTGTTCAGAATCATCGGACATTGCCACAAGTGTGCGAGACATGCCTGGCCTCAA GACAGGACTGGGGCGAGCCCGGGCCTGGCTGCACTTGGCCCTTATGCAGAAAAAGGTGGCGGACTACATGAAAGCCCTCATCGACAGAAAAGATCTTCTTGG AGATTTTTATGAACCTGGAGCACTAATGCTAGAAGAAGAAGGGACGATAATCGCGGGTATGCTGGTGGGACTGAATGTCATTGATGCCAACCTCTGTGTGAAAGGGGAAGATCTCGACTCCCAG GTTGGCGTCATTGACTTCTCCCTGTACCTGAAAGATCCGCAGAACAGCGAAACACCAAAAGA TGATTGTAAAATGACGGCCATTTTGGACCAGAAGCACTACATCGAGGAGCTGAACAGGCATCTCAGTTGCACAGTCACTGACTTGCAGGCCAAGATGGATGCATTGGAAAAGACCAACTGCAAGCTCATAGAAGAA CTGACGGCTGCGACGGACCGGATCAATTCACTGCGGGATGAACAAGACCAGCTCAGTAAGGAGAACGCCGCCATCCTCCAAACCAGCcagaagaaagaagag GCCACACTGCAGGACAGCCAGGTGGAGCTGGAGACGTACCGTCAGACACGGCAGGGCTTGGACGAGATGTACAATGTTGTGTGGAAGCAGTATAATGAGGAGAAACGCATCCGGCAG gagctgGAGCGAGAGCTGGAGCTGCAGGGCGGCCTGAagcaggagatggaggtggCCATGAGGCTGCTGGAGAAGGACAGCCATGACAAGCAGGACACGCTGGCTGCTCTCCGCCACCAGCTGGACCAGGTCAAGACCCTCAACCTGCAGATGTTCAACAAAGCCCAG GAAACAGACATGTTagtgaagaggaaggaggagggggcagtGAAACTAGGGGAGAAGATGAACCGCATGGAGGGCGTCatgaaggagctggaggagag GCTCCTCAAGTCGGAGCACGCCCGCAAGCAGACGGACCAGTGTGACATGGACATGAGGGTGGAGCTGGAAGGGAAGGTGGAGGCTCTGCAGAAACAGCTTACTGACCTCGACTCACTGAG GTTGGGGCTGGAGTGTGACCTgcgcagagagaaggagcagcGGCAGGGTCTGCAGAGGGACCTGCAGCGGGAGCAGGACAACAGCACTGAGCTGCGCACGCAGCTGCAACAGCTGACGGGCCTGCAGAAG GAGCTGCTGGACCTGCAGCAGGAGAAGAGCCACCTCCAGCAGACCTGTGAGGAACAGGAGCAGGCTCTCCAGGAGATGGGCCTCCACCTCAGTCA GTCCAAATTGAAAATGGAGGATTTCAAGGAGGTTAATAAAGCTTTGAAG GGTCATGCGTGGCTGAAAGATGATGAAGCTACACAGTGCAAACACTGCCTGAAGGAGTTCTCAATTTCACGCAGAAAG CACCACTGTCGTAACTGTGGGGACATCTACTGCAGCAGCTGTTCCAGTAACGAGCTGGCGCTGCCCTCCTATCCCAAACCTGTCCGTGTGTGCGACATCTGTCACTCACTGCTCCTTCAGAGAAGCACCGCCACTGGGTCCTga
- the LOC105913094 gene encoding LOW QUALITY PROTEIN: proheparin-binding EGF-like growth factor (The sequence of the model RefSeq protein was modified relative to this genomic sequence to represent the inferred CDS: inserted 1 base in 1 codon), protein MGIPRVILLLVHALVLSRLVSGASIDTSEHEKAPETAVFNMLEPVSERRVAEEDLQHEVDYEDEDGDEDEYYYDDDEDDYEVSGDYVPRVAFSSKPKDPSKVLTEERAEXERRRGKGRKKGKGKKRNPCLRKYKDLCIHGTCQYLANIRKPSCICHEGYSGERCHDIIWLLPSSGTDKGYNRTTALAVVAVVLSSLCLIIIGLLLALRFHKRGAYDVENEEKVKLGAAPHH, encoded by the exons ATGGGGATTCCAAGAGTGATACTTCTGTTGGTCCACGCTCTGG TGCTTTCCAGGTTGGTCAGTGGAGCCTCAATAGACACGAGTGAACATGAAAAGGCCCCTGAAACTGCAGTGTTCAACATGTTGGAACCAGTAAGTGAGAGAAGGGTTGCAGAAGAGGATCTGCAGCATGAGGTGGATTATGAAGACGAAGATGGAGATGAAGATGAGTACTACTACGATGATGACGAGGACGATTATGAAGTATCAGGGGACTACGTGCCACGAG TTGCCTTTTCCAGCAAACCTAAGGATCCCAGCAAAGTTCTGACTGAAGAAAGGgcag gggaaaggaggagaggaaaagggaggaagaagggaaagggaaagaagaggaaTCCGTGCCTGAGGAAATATAAAGATTTATGCATCCATGGCACGTGCCAATACCTGGCAAACATCCGTAAACCTTCTTGCAT ATGCCACGAGGGTTACTCGGGAGAGCGGTGTCACGACATCATTTGGCTGTTGCCCAGCAGCGGAACAGATAAAGGATATAACAGGACGACAGCACTGGCAGTGGTGGCAGTCGTGCtctcctcactctgtctcatcaTCATAGGCCTTCTTTTGGCATTGAG GTTCCACAAGCGGGGTGCCTATGATGTTGAAAATGAGGAGAAGGTGAAGCTGGGGGCAGCGCCACACCACTGA